In Manis pentadactyla isolate mManPen7 chromosome 11, mManPen7.hap1, whole genome shotgun sequence, one DNA window encodes the following:
- the LOC118913507 gene encoding olfactory receptor 4K17-like gives MEQLNQSQVSEFILLGLTSSRDIQFLLFVLFSVLYVVTVLGNFLIMVAVFYIPNLNTPMYFVLGNLSFMDMILASFVTPKVIVNLVKKHKTISFAECFTQIFLLHLVGGVEMVLLVSMAYDRYVAICKPLHYMTFMNRKVCVLLVVTSWLSGLLHSGLQIPFVMNLPFCGPNIMDSIFCDLPLITKLACKDTYIGQIVIVANSGMISLSCFIILLISYHLILITIRSQSSTRRCKVHSALTAHITVVFLFFGPCIFIYMWPFSNHSVDKFLAVFYTIITSILNPIIYTLWNKEMKMSMKKLWSDFVSLREDT, from the coding sequence ATGGAACAGTTAAATCAGTCCCAAGTGTCAGAATTCATTTTGCTGGGACTGACCAGCTCCCGGGATATACAGTTTCTTCTCTTTGTACTCTTCTCAGTTCTCTATGTGGTCACAGTTTTGGGTAACTTTCTTATTATGGTTGCAGTATTTTACATCCCAAACCTgaacacccccatgtactttgtCCTTGGGAATCTCTCCTTCATGGATATGATCCTTGCTTCTTTTGTCACCCCTAAGGTTATTGTGAACTTGGTAAAAAAGCACAAGACTATTTCCTTTGCTGAATGCTTCACACAGATCTTTCTCCTTCATTTAGTGGGTGGAGTTGAAATGGTACTTTTGGTCTCCATGGCGTATGACAGATATGTGGCGATTTGTAAGCCCCTACATTACATGACTTTCATGAACAGGAAGGTGTGTGTCTTGCTGGTAGTGACCTCATGGTTGTCTGGTCTTCTTCATTCAGGGCTTCAGATCCCCTTTGTCATGAACTTGCCTTTCTGTGGCCCCAATATAATGGACAGCAttttctgtgatctccctctgatTACTAAACTCGCCTGCAAAGATACTTATATTGGACAGATAGTCATTGTTGCCAACAGTGGGATGATCTCTCTGAGCTGTTTCATTATTTTGCTCATCTCCTACCATCTGATCCTCATCACCATTAGGAGCCAGTCTTCTACCAGGAGGTGCAAAGTGCATTCCGCCTTGACTGCTCACATCACAGTGGTGTTTCTCTTCTTTGGCCCATGCATCTTCATCTATATGTGGCCCTTCAGCAACCACTCTGTGGATAAGTTTCTTGCTGTATTTTACACCATTATCACCTCTATCTTGAACCCGATTATCTACACTCTGTGgaacaaagaaatgaagatgTCCATGAAGAAACTCTGGAGTGATTTTGTGAGCTTGAGGGAAGACACTTAG
- the LOC118913541 gene encoding olfactory receptor 4K14-like, with protein MDEGNLSVVSEFVLLGLCHSWNMQVLFLMIFFMLYLIIVSGNIAIMILIITDPHLHSPMYFLLANLSFVDMWLSSITTPKMITDFLRDKKTISFGGCMCQILFVHFVGGGEMVLLVVMAYDRYVAICKPLHYSTIMSLQKCIGLMVISWTIGFVHAMSQMDVIVQLPFCGPREIDSFFCDIPLVIKHACIDSYNLGILMNADSGVLAMTCFMLLLISYTYILLTVHQSSKSGASRALSTCTAHITVVVLFFGPCIFIYVWPLSITWVDKFLAVFYSVITPLLNPAIYTLRNKEIKNAMKRFRSYYMHSKRNI; from the coding sequence ATGGATGAAGGAAATCTGTCTGTAGTGTCAGAGTTTGTGCTTCTGGGACTTTGCCACTCGTGGAATATGCAGGTCTTATTCCTAATGATATTTTTTATGCTTTACTTGATCATTGTATCTGGAAATATTGCCATCATGATCTTAATCATCACTGACCCTcatctccattctcccatgtacTTCTTGTTGGCCAACCTGTCCTTTGTTGATATGTGGCTTTCTTCAATCACCACGCCTAAGATGATCACAGACTTTCTCAGGGATAAGAAGACTATTTCCTTTGGAGGCTGCATGTGCCAGATCCTCTTTGTGCATTTTGTTGGAGGGGGTGAGATGGTGCTATTGGTGgtaatggcctatgaccgctatgtggccatctgcaaaccactTCACTATTCAACTATTATGAGCCTACAAAAATGCATTGGGCTGATGGTGATTTCCTGGACCATTGGCTTTGTGCATGCCATGAGTCAAATGGATGTGATTGTACAATTGCCTTTCTGTGGCCCCAGGGAAATTGACAGCTTCTTCTGTGATATACCCCTGGTAATCAAGCATGCCTGCATAGATTCATACAACTTGGGAATATTAATGAATGCTGATAGTGGGGTTCTGGCCATGACCTGCTTTATGTTATTGCTGATATCCTacacatacattcttctcactgTCCACCAAAGCTCTAAATCTGGTGCATCTAGGGCACTCTCTACCTGTACTGCCCACATCACAGTGGTGGTACTCTTCTTTGGGCCCTGCATCTTCATCTATGTGTGGCCACTCAGCATCACCTGGGTGGACAAGTTTCTTGCTGTGTTTTACTCTGTTATTACACCTCTCCTAAATCCAGCCATTTATACTCTgagaaataaagagataaaaaatgcCATGAAGAGATTCAGAAGTTATTACATGCATTCCAAGAGAAATATTTAA